One Conger conger chromosome 18, fConCon1.1, whole genome shotgun sequence DNA window includes the following coding sequences:
- the LOC133118461 gene encoding C-X-C motif chemokine 5-like gives MPSSRICAVFSSLLLLGVAWTGGDIIGVEPDGVIDYGEAGMPGWRPRCECVQTAEWVKPVRRITKIAVQEPSWYCSRTEIILTVEGNREVCLDPDSEQGQKLQHCWKSHDMNVAKTKTCLRSKKMIH, from the exons ATGCCCAGCAGCAGAATCTGCGCAGTGTTCAGCTCGCTGCTCCTCCTCGGGGTCGCGTGGACAGGCGGAG ATATTATAGGAGTCGAGCCGGATGGAGTCATTGATTATGGTGAAGCCGGCATGCCCGGGTGGCGGCCAAGATGCGAGTGCGTGCAAACGGCCGAATGGGTGAAACCGGTGAGACGCATCACTAAGATCGCGGTTCAGGAGCCAAGCTGGTATTGCAGCCGGACAGAGATCAT ACTCACTGTGGAAGGGAACAGAGAGGTGTGCCTGGATCCAGACTCGGAGCAGGGCCAAAAGCTGCAGCACTGCTGGAAGAG CCATGACATGAACGTAGCAAAAACCAAGACGTGCTTAAGGAGTAAGAAGATGATCCACTAA
- the LOC133117927 gene encoding growth-regulated alpha protein-like isoform X3, producing the protein MLSSRICAVFSSLLLLGVAWTGGDIVGVEPDGVTGYVRLGMGGPRPRCACEQTAEWVKPVRRITKIAVQEPSSYCSRTEIILTVERNREVCLDPDSEQGQKLQHCWKSHDMNVAKSKTCLRSKKMIH; encoded by the exons ATGCTCAGCAGCAGAATCTGCGCGGTGTTCAGCTCGCTGCTCCTCCTCGGGGTCGCGTGGACAGGCGGAG ATATCGTAGGAGTCGAGCCGGACGGAGTCACTGGTTATGTTCGCTTAGGAATGGGCGGGCCGCGGCCAAGATGCGCGTGCGAACAAACGGCCGAATGGGTGAAACCGGTGAGACGCATCACTAAGATCGCGGTGCAGGAGCCAAGCTCGTATTGCAGCCGGACAGAGATCAT ACTCACTGTGGAAAGGAACAGAGAGGTGTGCCTGGATCCAGACTCAGAGCAGGGCCAAAAGCTGCAGCACTGCTGGAAGAG CCATGACATGAACGTAGCAAAATCCAAGACGTGCTTAAGGAGTAAGAAGATGATCCACTAA